One window from the genome of Fulvivirga lutea encodes:
- a CDS encoding rhomboid family intramembrane serine protease yields MKTGKHFPLATYVLIFLNVSIFLVQLWKNIDLNDPISALNWGVNFTPFTLDGQYWRLFSSTFIHYNIFHLGFNLFALYSIGRNVELQVGSLLFSIVYLTCGILASSASSYYNLFVFSMGASGAIFGLYGFELILSLKSNWQDKKLIRTSIVSFIIYLIVITFIGSKLFFDNAAHIGGAISGIVLGVLFLVLHEIHFPKIAGITFAASFLVFLIIPNLPDYQVKYFKAFQHFINIDDKTVDTYNESFSDDYKFAESLKKLDTKWDSLVYHFDSLQNMPPSIEEDIDLIRRLQSFRKNEIRYFITGIERESYIYHDSIGIVRQNLRNAGKFNHPLRLEGKEPKEDQPSGNEKEPVTVYYDENWKPSSVINADYYRVGIQDSLGRWDGWVYDYYISGEIQMKGMYKKDAREGIFLFYSKENTYEAAGRMKDNYNIGKWEYFHPNGKMAREMRFNDRAYLLNAWDEFGIQRVNEGNGHLREWHENGITKYYEKYKDGLLDSISYGNHESGKLHYKEYYVNGYLKEGISYSEDGSTYTYDISTFIPHPLKGDTFFNNYVNNFFEEEETKGYDTSIELLFNVDDNYRPYNVRVLGTDDSKLISAGKKLILNGPDWVPAKAHGQEIIYPDKRITINVP; encoded by the coding sequence ATGAAAACAGGCAAACATTTTCCTCTGGCCACCTATGTATTGATATTTTTGAATGTATCAATTTTCTTAGTTCAACTCTGGAAAAATATTGACCTCAACGACCCAATTTCTGCACTCAATTGGGGTGTTAATTTTACTCCATTCACCTTAGATGGCCAATATTGGCGATTATTCTCGTCAACATTTATTCACTACAATATCTTTCATTTAGGGTTTAACCTGTTTGCATTGTATTCTATTGGTAGAAACGTTGAGCTTCAAGTTGGTAGTCTATTATTTAGTATTGTTTATCTCACCTGCGGAATTCTGGCCAGCTCTGCCAGTTCGTACTATAATTTGTTTGTGTTTAGCATGGGTGCCAGCGGAGCCATTTTTGGATTATATGGTTTTGAACTGATCCTTTCATTAAAATCTAACTGGCAAGATAAAAAACTCATCAGAACATCAATAGTTAGCTTTATAATCTACCTGATAGTGATCACTTTTATTGGCTCTAAATTATTTTTCGATAATGCGGCTCACATAGGCGGTGCCATTTCAGGCATTGTCTTAGGTGTACTATTTTTAGTACTTCACGAAATACATTTTCCAAAAATTGCAGGTATCACCTTTGCAGCATCATTTCTTGTGTTTCTAATAATCCCCAACTTGCCTGATTACCAGGTAAAATATTTTAAAGCTTTTCAGCATTTTATTAACATCGATGATAAAACAGTAGACACGTACAATGAATCTTTTTCTGACGACTATAAGTTTGCTGAAAGCCTAAAAAAGTTAGACACTAAATGGGATAGTCTAGTTTATCATTTCGATTCCCTTCAAAACATGCCACCATCCATTGAAGAGGATATTGATTTAATTAGAAGATTACAATCATTTAGAAAAAATGAAATAAGATATTTTATCACAGGTATTGAACGTGAGTCTTACATCTATCATGACAGCATTGGAATTGTAAGGCAAAATTTAAGAAATGCCGGAAAGTTCAATCATCCATTGAGGTTAGAAGGCAAAGAACCAAAAGAAGACCAACCCTCAGGCAATGAAAAAGAACCTGTAACCGTCTATTACGATGAAAACTGGAAGCCTAGTTCTGTAATAAATGCCGACTATTACCGAGTAGGAATACAAGACAGTCTGGGTCGTTGGGATGGCTGGGTGTATGACTATTATATTTCAGGTGAAATTCAAATGAAAGGCATGTATAAAAAAGACGCAAGAGAAGGCATTTTTCTCTTTTACAGCAAAGAAAATACGTACGAAGCTGCTGGCAGGATGAAAGACAATTACAACATAGGTAAGTGGGAGTATTTTCACCCTAACGGAAAAATGGCAAGGGAAATGAGGTTTAATGATAGAGCTTATCTTTTAAATGCATGGGACGAGTTCGGTATTCAGCGAGTGAATGAAGGCAATGGACATTTGAGAGAATGGCATGAGAATGGAATTACAAAATACTATGAAAAGTATAAAGATGGATTGTTAGATAGTATTAGCTATGGCAATCATGAATCGGGCAAATTGCACTATAAAGAGTATTATGTAAATGGGTACTTGAAAGAAGGAATAAGCTATTCTGAGGACGGCTCAACCTACACATATGATATTTCCACATTCATACCTCACCCGTTAAAAGGTGATACATTCTTTAATAATTACGTGAACAACTTTTTTGAGGAAGAAGAAACCAAAGGCTATGATACGAGCATAGAACTTCTGTTTAATGTGGATGATAATTACCGACCGTACAATGTACGCGTATTGGGTACGGATGACAGCAAACTTATTAGTGCTGGTAAAAAACTAATACTCAATGGGCCGGACTGGGTACCGGCCAAAGCACATGGGCAGGAAATAATATATCCTGACAAACGAATTACTATAAACGTACCTTAA
- a CDS encoding 3-oxoacyl-ACP synthase III family protein → MHTTKITGTGSYIPQITKTNRDFTCNDFYLHNQEKIDKDPLEVIEKFQQITGIEERRYANEDMNASCIGAIAAKAAIAESGIDPESIDQIIVAHNFGDVNKHSNQTDAMPSLASRVKHELGIKNPKCIPYDILFGCPGWVQGVIQADTYIKAGVAKKCLVIGTETLSRVLDPYDRDSMIFSDGAGACIVEKVEQDGSGILSHSTLAHCEEEVDYLYMGKSNFPESDPRVRYIKMLGRKVYEYAITHVPAAMKHCLDEAGVGIEEVKKVFIHQANEKLDEGIIKRFYRLFGQRDLPEGIMPMSIHKLGNSSVATVPTLLDLVRKGEMEGHQLSKGDVIILASVGAGMNINAVCYKV, encoded by the coding sequence ATGCACACTACAAAAATTACAGGAACAGGTTCTTACATACCTCAAATAACAAAGACAAACAGAGATTTTACGTGTAACGATTTTTACCTACATAATCAGGAAAAAATTGATAAAGACCCATTGGAGGTTATTGAAAAGTTTCAGCAGATTACGGGAATTGAAGAGCGAAGATATGCCAATGAAGACATGAACGCCTCGTGCATTGGGGCCATCGCTGCCAAAGCAGCTATCGCTGAATCAGGCATAGATCCGGAATCGATAGATCAGATTATCGTAGCTCATAATTTTGGTGATGTAAATAAGCATTCTAATCAGACAGATGCTATGCCTTCGCTGGCATCCAGAGTAAAACACGAGCTTGGCATTAAAAACCCCAAATGCATTCCTTATGATATTTTATTTGGTTGCCCTGGTTGGGTGCAAGGCGTAATACAAGCGGATACTTATATAAAAGCAGGCGTAGCAAAGAAATGCCTTGTTATAGGCACCGAAACTTTATCGAGGGTGCTCGATCCTTATGATAGAGATAGCATGATATTTTCAGATGGAGCAGGAGCCTGCATTGTTGAGAAGGTGGAGCAGGATGGGTCAGGAATTTTATCGCACAGTACTCTGGCACATTGCGAGGAAGAAGTGGATTATTTGTACATGGGCAAATCAAATTTCCCAGAATCAGACCCGCGTGTACGTTATATAAAAATGTTGGGCAGAAAGGTGTATGAATATGCCATTACTCATGTACCTGCCGCTATGAAGCATTGTTTAGATGAGGCCGGAGTGGGAATTGAAGAAGTAAAGAAAGTGTTTATCCATCAAGCTAATGAAAAGCTGGATGAGGGTATCATTAAACGTTTTTATAGGCTCTTTGGTCAGCGCGATTTACCCGAAGGCATCATGCCAATGAGTATTCATAAATTGGGTAATAGCTCTGTGGCTACTGTACCTACTTTACTGGATTTGGTGAGAAAAGGTGAAATGGAAGGTCATCAGTTGAGTAAAGGAGATGTGATCATTCTTGCTTCTGTTGGGGCTGGGATGAATATAAATGCAGTGTGCTATAAGGTCTAA
- a CDS encoding TldD/PmbA family protein: MNKILLSVLLIFCGTSVFSQDTLLTILEEELEREFKVLSKAEVPVYYMDYRVEDETALTITSSFGSLMDESNARMRVLQPTLRVGNYKLDNTRELANYYGGGYFGANQAQYLPINNNSKAIKQVLWRVTDFAYNNAKERFQEVKNSDIKNEIDDFSKEKPTKYYEPPALGSLDESYWKNTAKKLSAQFLGDSKIISGTVTISGSFSRKYFVSSEGASVVQNFNFIQVFVSGEVVNEDGEIASLYNSYTASNEKGLPSFDTLMAETKSLVENLQKLKEAPFAEPYTGPAILHPRVSAVFFHEIFGHRIEGHRLKSEQDGQTFKEKVGSQILPDFISIYSDPTLKNVEGIELSGNYKVDDQGIESRRVEIVKNGKLQNFLMSRSPIEQFSNSNGHGRSQIGADPVARQSNLIIETTSNISDDKLRKQLIEECKKQNKPYGYYFEDVTGGFTQTSRYATNAFNIMPTLVYRVYADGRPDELVKGVDLIGTPLAMFAEIMQAGKSIDVFNGICGAESGNIPVSAVAPAILVRRIETQKKPIVDIKAEEPILASPLLNKKN; this comes from the coding sequence ATGAATAAAATTTTACTATCGGTACTTTTAATATTTTGTGGAACTTCAGTTTTTTCACAAGATACTTTGCTAACTATTTTAGAAGAAGAGTTAGAGCGCGAGTTTAAAGTATTATCAAAAGCAGAGGTACCTGTTTACTACATGGATTACCGCGTAGAGGATGAAACTGCATTAACCATTACAAGTAGTTTTGGCAGTTTGATGGATGAGTCTAATGCAAGAATGAGGGTATTACAACCAACTTTAAGAGTTGGAAATTATAAATTAGATAATACCAGAGAGTTAGCTAACTATTATGGTGGAGGCTATTTTGGCGCAAATCAGGCACAGTACCTGCCAATCAACAATAATTCAAAAGCAATAAAGCAAGTTCTTTGGAGAGTGACCGACTTCGCATATAACAATGCAAAAGAGCGCTTTCAGGAAGTAAAGAACTCAGATATAAAGAATGAAATTGATGACTTCAGTAAAGAGAAGCCAACTAAATATTATGAACCTCCTGCCTTAGGCAGCCTAGACGAATCTTATTGGAAAAATACAGCTAAGAAACTGTCAGCACAATTTTTAGGAGATTCAAAAATAATTTCAGGTACAGTTACCATTAGCGGGTCATTTTCCCGAAAATATTTTGTTTCCTCCGAAGGCGCCTCAGTAGTTCAAAATTTCAATTTCATTCAAGTTTTTGTTAGCGGAGAAGTAGTGAATGAAGATGGTGAAATTGCTTCATTGTATAATTCTTATACAGCTTCGAACGAAAAAGGATTACCATCTTTTGATACTTTGATGGCAGAAACAAAAAGTCTCGTAGAAAACCTGCAAAAATTAAAAGAGGCACCATTTGCAGAACCATATACAGGGCCAGCTATTTTGCATCCGAGAGTATCTGCCGTATTCTTTCACGAAATATTCGGGCACAGAATTGAAGGACACCGCTTAAAAAGTGAGCAAGACGGTCAGACATTTAAAGAAAAAGTAGGCTCACAAATTCTACCTGATTTTATAAGTATTTATTCAGACCCAACGCTTAAAAACGTGGAAGGGATAGAACTGTCGGGTAACTATAAAGTAGATGATCAGGGCATTGAATCGCGGAGGGTGGAGATTGTTAAAAATGGGAAATTACAGAACTTTTTAATGTCACGTTCGCCCATTGAACAATTCTCGAATTCTAACGGGCATGGCAGGTCACAAATTGGAGCAGACCCGGTAGCAAGGCAATCGAATTTAATAATTGAAACAACCAGTAACATATCAGATGACAAGCTTAGAAAGCAACTGATAGAAGAGTGCAAAAAACAAAATAAACCTTATGGGTATTACTTTGAAGACGTAACGGGCGGGTTTACACAAACATCTCGTTACGCTACCAACGCATTTAACATTATGCCTACATTGGTATATCGCGTTTATGCCGATGGCCGACCTGATGAGTTGGTAAAAGGGGTAGATTTAATAGGCACACCACTGGCCATGTTTGCCGAGATTATGCAAGCAGGAAAATCCATTGATGTATTTAATGGCATATGTGGTGCTGAATCAGGCAATATACCTGTAAGTGCAGTGGCTCCTGCTATATTGGTTCGAAGAATTGAAACACAGAAGAAGCCAATTGTTGATATAAAGGCCGAGGAGCCAATTCTTGCCAGCCCATTATTAAATAAGAAGAACTGA